The proteins below are encoded in one region of Festucalex cinctus isolate MCC-2025b chromosome 2, RoL_Fcin_1.0, whole genome shotgun sequence:
- the fsbp gene encoding uncharacterized protein fsbp, translating into MPGKCKFQESWLSKEVYKDWLVKDTQDIHFARCRACCKSIKLQTMGEAALTSHAGGAGHKAAVRKLVEGSLRIINAAGQMNGSLNQAEDSKDHVAICLQRHDLERLPGKDWADLQHSPTSNSSLHNTELQDSNFPAAYFTAAGTSGFLSQRLVPPAGVRSQEAADQQQRAEVLEQQQHMRLLEWENRMKVLAWEQELAREKTRAACQKAKAFRMKKNYYKAKLKRMGERVPPSSSSDEESGPDPTG; encoded by the exons ATGCCAGGGAAGTGCAAATTCCAGGAGTCCTGGCTCTCCAAGGAGGTATACAAAGACTGGCTGGTTAAGGATACACAGGACATTCACTTCGCCCGATGTCGGGCCTGTTGCAAATCCATTAAACTTCAGACCATGGGCGAGGCTGCTCTTACAAGCCACGCAGGGGGAGCTGGCCACAAAGCGGCGGTACGCAAGCTTGTGGAAG GCAGCTTGAGGATTATAAATGCTGCAGGGCAGATGAATGGCAGCTTGAATCAG GCTGAAGACAGCAAGGACCACGTGGCTATCTGCCTGCAGCGTCACGACCTGGAGAGGCTACCTGGGAAGGACTGGGCAGATTTGCAACACAGCCCCACGTCAAACTCCAGTCTTCACAATACTGAGCTGCAGGACTCGAACTTCCCTGCTGCCTACTTCACAGCAGCAG gCACCTCGGGCTTCCTCAGCCAGCGCCTCGTCCCGCCGGCAGGCGTCCGGTCGCAGGAAGCAGCGGATCAGCAGCAGAGGGCAGAAGTcctggagcagcagcagcacatgAGGTTGCTGGAGTGGGAGAACAGGATGAAGGTGCTGGCCTGGGAGCAGGAGCTGGCGAGGGAGAAGACGCGAGCCGCTTGCCAGAAGGCGAAAGCCTTCAGGATGAAGAAGAACTACTACAAGGCCAAGTTAAAGAGGATGGGAGAGCGTGTACCGCCGTCCTCCAGCAGCGATGAAGAAAGTGGGCCCGATCCCACGGGATGA
- the wdr6 gene encoding tRNA (34-2'-O)-methyltransferase regulator WDR6 isoform X1 — protein MKTTALVVPVTALEFLQDTFLLTGEGPVLTVYSLQPEPKAWTSVPVLQQHRIHGIRPRVLSTVLQQSSFREICKETKGLSSTPEPNSYDLAVFGGKAVRLVRLHLAVSALELARLELLSPFVELQDWVLDIRWLCDDKRLLLCVAVAHNGALLLDISSGNVIAQRSCLEGCLLYSALLVVHKSWADTVLVGGTVFNQLVLWKPGGEESNDKAPVERRLLGHTGVIFSISYLQEKGWLASASDDRSVRVWGVGALGGSGGNCGDLKPTCLRVLFGHQARVFSVCLSPRRVFSAGEDGACLIWDSAGVGTVLRTLKGHRAGGIRALAVSAGRDLTGRWVATGGADGGVRLWKVEDKEEEDTVTRTITDLEFSGEGTPKVVCVVEGEVCNEKWSQCRIVACTDQGFVYQYGEGHWELVWQGSAEFQSYCVMETVGVKVKDSAIRATLCAVGSLSGVLNVFNISHPQNGIVLQAGSGKIHSLIWQHCDKYVYLLASGAEGRVYRWCIDIRVNKMGTVSLWVKCCPSFALPACAKRWLTTAVRLPSISEGALWVCGDRRGSLLLFQEDLEQGYEDELTDFLQANKTSHETDGTMKEKVRPEEQKGLPLSPLSCLFGVHGKQGVTSVCEYQGLLYSTGRDGCVRVFRVQYTQIEKHEASAKGLLQLEVLRVQRACKGMEWLERALIIKHNNSGVNGVINEFESQNTIRESLTENPKEQKEGLTIENKETEARFVIFGFHATQFVVWDPVRQERLLAVPCGGGHRSWCFWPSHTGVWPGYGALVFIKQGSVLASEPPLKSPSWSGRAAWNEGWSLREGIHGRGIGCVCRLGSICVQKDTTANVAGILGPDRVQVEGPWEVIVTGGEDTSLTVLAIHPSSGSIAVLSVITDHISSVRTMVALPHLDGQGFTTQSQSLSALLISASGRAQLQCYRLWIGWNKQRLAPFCQVVQVASHRLDEHWERRRNRHKMVKMDPETRYMSMAVVDHNSDAVLVALACSDGAVRLFSVSEVKRHIDLLWETFYHQRCVLSVATCSLQDGKGNRYVLLFSAATDGNIAVWDLTQATSGSPSGPPTPPMPCLTIAAHQSGVNSLAVWTQTQGLQDGGCLVTVPSGGDDGQLMVSTIRVDYLAYRGRTVDFAQGQPQSHLGVHLLSQLDIPLAHAAPLTALKLLRPGLIVTTSCDQRVCLWELCSTAIKHRGVLCSHVADAAGLAVWEEQVAGDGRRKAEFEADKVVYGRTEGQTSLERMGGLGCQEQEVADGSWEKTEDSVTDKQTEYLLSENLHTNDQAGDETITEIPLRSSCEKKEGKELTGWVLVCGQGFQLLRI, from the exons ATGAAGACAACTGCATTAGTAGTCCCAGTCACAGCTCTGGAATTCCTTCAGGATACCTTTCTACTGACAG GTGAGGGTCCAGTGTTGACGGTGTACAGTCTTCAGCCTGAACCTAAAGCATGGACCTCAGTACCTGTCCTCCAACAGCACCGCATCCATGGGATAAGGCCAAGAGTCTTGTCGACAGTTTTGCAACAGAGTTCATTCAGAGAAATTTGCAAAGAAACCAAAG GCCTGAGCTCCACCCCTGAACCCAACTCCTATGACCTAGCTGTGTTTGGTGGGAAGGCGGTCAGACTGGTGCGACTTCATTTGGCTGTCTCTGCTCTGGAGCTTGCACGCTTGGAGCTACTGAGTCCCTTCGTGGAGCTTCAGGACTGGGTTCTGGATATCCGCTGGCTATGTGATGACAAACGACTTCTCCTGTGTGTGGCTGTAGCCCATAACGGTGCCCTTCTCCTGGACATCAGCTCAGGGAATGTCATAGCTCAGCGCTCATGTCTGGAAGGGTGTCTGCTGTACTCTGCACTCCTTGTGGTGCACAAATCGTGGGCAGATACTGTTCTGGTAGGAGGGACTGTTTTCAACCAGCTGGTTCTCTGGAAGCCCGGAGGAGAAGAAAGTAACGACAAAGCTCCTGTGGAAAGGCGATTGCTGGGACATACTGGAGTTATCTTCAGCATCTCTTACCTCCAGGAGAAAGGATGGCTGGCGTCAGCTTCAGATGACCGCAGTGTCAGGGTGTGGGGTGTGGGTGCTTTGGGGGGCTCTGGAGGGAACTGTGGGGACTTAAAGCCAACCTGCTTAAGGGTGCTTTTTGGACACCAAGCAAGGGTCTTCTCTGTGTGCCTCTCTCCAAGGAGAGTGTTTAGCGCTGGGGAAGATGGCGCTTGCCTAATTTGGGACTCGGCTGGAGTTGGGACAGTCCTTCGCACGTTGAAGGGACATCGAGCGGGTGGGATTCGAGCGCTTGCGGTCAGTGCAGGGAGAGATCTCACAGGCAGATGGGTGGCAACTGGGGGTGCGGATGGAGGGGTGAGGTTGTGGAAGGTTGAGGACAAAGAAGAGGAAGACACTGTGACAAGGACGATAACAGACCTGGAATTTTCTGGTGAAGGCACGCCTAAAGTGGTTTGTGTCGTAGAAGGTGAAGTGTGCAATGAAAAGTGGAGCCAGTGTAGGATTGTGGCTTGTACTGACCAAGGATTTGTTTACCAGTATGGTGAGGGCCACTGGGAGTTGGTGTGGCAAGGTTCTGCTGAGTTTCAGTCCTACTGTGTGATGGAAACTGTTGGTGTTAAAGTGAAAGACTCCGCAATTAGAGCAACTTTATGTGCTGTTGGGAGCCTCAGTGGAGTCTTAAATGTCTTTAACATCTCTCATCCCCAGAATGGGATTGTTCTCCAAGCTGGATCAGGAAAGATTCATAGTCTCATTTGGCAACACTGTGATAAATATGTTTATTTGCTTGCATCAGGTGCCGAAGGACGTGTCTATCGCTGGTGTATTGACATAAGAGTGAATAAAATGGGTACTGTGTCTCTCTGGGTAAAATGCTGCCCATCATTTGCCCTGCCTGCTTGTGCAAAACGTTGGCTGACGACTGCAGTGCGCCTCCCCTCCATATCTGAGGGGGCTCTGTGGGTGTGCGGGGACCGAAGAGGGTCCCTGCTTTTGTTTCAGGAAGACCTGGAGCAGGGTTATGAGGACGAGTTAACTGATTTTCTGCAAGCAAATAAAACAAGTCATGAGACTGATGGAACCATGAAGGAGAAAGTCAGACCAGAGGAACAAAAAGGCTTGCCGTTGTCTCCACTAAGCTGCTTGTTTGGAGTGCATGGAAAGCAGGGTGTTACATCAGTCTGTGAATATCAAGGACTTCTCTACAGCACTGGGAGGGATGGCTGTGTGCGTGTTTTCAGAGTGCAATACACACAGATTGAAAAACATGAGGCAAGTGCTAAGGGCCTCCTTCAGCTGGAGGTTCTGAGAGTCCAGCGGGCTTGCAAAGGTATGGAATGGCTGGAGAGGGCTTTGATCATCAAGCATAACAATTctggagtgaatggagttataAATGAATTTGAAAGTCAAAATACGATACGGGAGTCTTTGACAGAAAATCCCAAGGAGCAAAAAGAAGGGTTAACAATCGAGAACAAGGAAACAGAAGCTCGGTTTGTCATCTTTGGCTTTCATGCCACCCAGTTTGTGGTTTGGGACCCGGTAAGGCAGGAGAGGCTATTAGCGGTGCCTTGTGGCGGTGGCCATCGCTCTTGGTGCTTCTGGCCGAGCCACACTGGGGTGTGGCCCGGATACGGCGCTCTGGTTTTCATTAAGCAGGGATCCGTCCTGGCTTCGGAGCCCCCACTAAAGTCACCGAGCTGGTCCGGCAGGGCAGCATGGAATGAAGGATGGAGCCTAAGGGAGGGCATACATGGGAGGGGGATCGGGTGCGTTTGTCGGCTGGGGAGCATTTGTGTTCAGAAAGACACAACAGCAAACGTAGCAGGAATATTGGGGCCGGATCGGGTTCAAGTTGAGGGGCCATGGGAAGTAATCGTTACGGGTGGTGAAGACACAAGCTTAACTGTTTTGGCCATACATCCCAGTTCTGGTAGCATCGCAGTCCTCTCCGTTATTACCGACCACATCTCAAGTGTACGCACCATGGTGGCACTACCTCATCTGGACGGACAGGGATTTACTACCCAATCCCAGTCCCTCTCTGCCCTGCTGATATCAGCCAGCGGGCGAGCTCAATTACAGTGCTACAGGCTGTGGATCGGTTGGAACAAGCAGAGACTGGCCCCCTTCTGCCAGGTGGTGCAGGTGGCCAGTCACCGATTGGACGAACACTGGGAGAGGAGGCGGAACAGACACAAGATGGTGAAAATGGACCCGGAAACAAG GTACATGTCTATGGCAGTGGTCGACCACAATTCAGACGCTGTTCTTGTGGCTCTTGCCTGCAGTGATGGGGCTGTCAG ATTGTTCTCTGTCAGTGAAGTGAAACGCCATATAGATTTGTTGTGGGAGACATTTTACCACCAGCGCTGTGTGCTGAGTGTCGCCACCTGCAGCCTCCAGGATGGAAAAGGCAACAG GTATGTGCTGCTGTTCAGTGCTGCAACTGATGGCAATATTGCAGTGTGGGATCTGACCCAAGCAACCTCTGGCTCACCGAGTGGTCCTCCAACGCCACCAATGCCTTGCCTGACCATCGCCGCCCACCAGAGTGGTGTCAACTCATTGGCTGTTTGGACTCAAACACAAGGGCTCCAAGATGGAGGTTGCCTGGTAACCGTTCCGAGCGGCGGGGATGATGGACAGCTGATGGTGTCCACCATCAGGGTGGACTACTTGGCGTATCGTGGCAGGACTGTGGACTTTGCGCAGGGCCAGCCACAAAGCCATCTTGGTGTACATCTCCTTTCCCAGTTGGATATCCCTTTGGCACATGCAGCCCCTCTGACTGCCCTGAAGCTCCTCAGACCAGGTTTGATTGTCACCACCTCTTGCGATCAGAGAGTCTGCCTGTGGGAGCTCTGCAGTACTGCCATCAAACACAGAGGGGTGCTGTGCTCCCATGTTGCTGATGCTGCGGGACTTGCAGTGTGGGAGGAGCAGGTGGCAGGAGATGGAAGGAGGAAAGCCGAGTTTGAGGCTGACAAGGTTGTTTATGGAAGGACGGAAGGTCAAACAAGCTTAGAACGAATGGGAGGGCTGGGCTGTCAGGAGCAAGAAGTTGCTGATGGGTCATGGGAAAAGACAGAAGACTCAGTTACGGACAAACAGACAGAGTACTTACTTAGTGAGAACTTACACACCAATGACCAAGCTGGAGATGAGACAATCACAGAAATTCCTTTGAGATCTTCCTGTGAGAAAAAAGAAGGGAAAGAACTGACAGGATGGGTGCTGGTCTGTGGTCAAGGCTTCCAGCTGTTGCGAATTTGA
- the wdr6 gene encoding tRNA (34-2'-O)-methyltransferase regulator WDR6 isoform X2, whose translation MKTTALVVPVTALEFLQDTFLLTGEGPVLTVYSLQPEPKAWTSVPVLQQHRIHGIRPRVLSTVLQQSSFREICKETKGLSSTPEPNSYDLAVFGGKAVRLVRLHLAVSALELARLELLSPFVELQDWVLDIRWLCDDKRLLLCVAVAHNGALLLDISSGNVIAQRSCLEGCLLYSALLVVHKSWADTVLVGGTVFNQLVLWKPGGEESNDKAPVERRLLGHTGVIFSISYLQEKGWLASASDDRSVRVWGVGALGGSGGNCGDLKPTCLRVLFGHQARVFSVCLSPRRVFSAGEDGACLIWDSAGVGTVLRTLKGHRAGGIRALAVSAGRDLTGRWVATGGADGGVRLWKVEDKEEEDTVTRTITDLEFSGEGTPKVVCVVEGEVCNEKWSQCRIVACTDQGFVYQYGEGHWELVWQGSAEFQSYCVMETVGVKVKDSAIRATLCAVGSLSGVLNVFNISHPQNGIVLQAGSGKIHSLIWQHCDKYVYLLASGAEGRVYRWCIDIRVNKMGTVSLWVKCCPSFALPACAKRWLTTAVRLPSISEGALWVCGDRRGSLLLFQEDLEQGYEDELTDFLQANKTSHETDGTMKEKVRPEEQKGLPLSPLSCLFGVHGKQGVTSVCEYQGLLYSTGRDGCVRVFRVQYTQIEKHEASAKGLLQLEVLRVQRACKGMEWLERALIIKHNNSGVNGVINEFESQNTIRESLTENPKEQKEGLTIENKETEARFVIFGFHATQFVVWDPVRQERLLAVPCGGGHRSWCFWPSHTGVWPGYGALVFIKQGSVLASEPPLKSPSWSGRAAWNEGWSLREGIHGRGIGCVCRLGSICVQKDTTANVAGILGPDRVQVEGPWEVIVTGGEDTSLTVLAIHPSSGSIAVLSVITDHISSVRTMVALPHLDGQGFTTQSQSLSALLISASGRAQLQCYRLWIGWNKQRLAPFCQVVQVASHRLDEHWERRRNRHKMVKMDPETRYMSMAVVDHNSDAVLVALACSDGAVRLFSVSEVKRHIDLLWETFYHQRCVLSVATCSLQDGKGNRYVLLFSAATDGNIAVWDLTQATSGSPSGPPTPPMPCLTIAAHQSGVNSLAVWTQTQGLQDGGCLVTVPSGGDDGQLMVSTIRVDYLAYRGRTVDFAQGQPQSHLGVHLLSQLDIPLAHAAPLTALKLLRPVPMSQPVITERKEEEGK comes from the exons ATGAAGACAACTGCATTAGTAGTCCCAGTCACAGCTCTGGAATTCCTTCAGGATACCTTTCTACTGACAG GTGAGGGTCCAGTGTTGACGGTGTACAGTCTTCAGCCTGAACCTAAAGCATGGACCTCAGTACCTGTCCTCCAACAGCACCGCATCCATGGGATAAGGCCAAGAGTCTTGTCGACAGTTTTGCAACAGAGTTCATTCAGAGAAATTTGCAAAGAAACCAAAG GCCTGAGCTCCACCCCTGAACCCAACTCCTATGACCTAGCTGTGTTTGGTGGGAAGGCGGTCAGACTGGTGCGACTTCATTTGGCTGTCTCTGCTCTGGAGCTTGCACGCTTGGAGCTACTGAGTCCCTTCGTGGAGCTTCAGGACTGGGTTCTGGATATCCGCTGGCTATGTGATGACAAACGACTTCTCCTGTGTGTGGCTGTAGCCCATAACGGTGCCCTTCTCCTGGACATCAGCTCAGGGAATGTCATAGCTCAGCGCTCATGTCTGGAAGGGTGTCTGCTGTACTCTGCACTCCTTGTGGTGCACAAATCGTGGGCAGATACTGTTCTGGTAGGAGGGACTGTTTTCAACCAGCTGGTTCTCTGGAAGCCCGGAGGAGAAGAAAGTAACGACAAAGCTCCTGTGGAAAGGCGATTGCTGGGACATACTGGAGTTATCTTCAGCATCTCTTACCTCCAGGAGAAAGGATGGCTGGCGTCAGCTTCAGATGACCGCAGTGTCAGGGTGTGGGGTGTGGGTGCTTTGGGGGGCTCTGGAGGGAACTGTGGGGACTTAAAGCCAACCTGCTTAAGGGTGCTTTTTGGACACCAAGCAAGGGTCTTCTCTGTGTGCCTCTCTCCAAGGAGAGTGTTTAGCGCTGGGGAAGATGGCGCTTGCCTAATTTGGGACTCGGCTGGAGTTGGGACAGTCCTTCGCACGTTGAAGGGACATCGAGCGGGTGGGATTCGAGCGCTTGCGGTCAGTGCAGGGAGAGATCTCACAGGCAGATGGGTGGCAACTGGGGGTGCGGATGGAGGGGTGAGGTTGTGGAAGGTTGAGGACAAAGAAGAGGAAGACACTGTGACAAGGACGATAACAGACCTGGAATTTTCTGGTGAAGGCACGCCTAAAGTGGTTTGTGTCGTAGAAGGTGAAGTGTGCAATGAAAAGTGGAGCCAGTGTAGGATTGTGGCTTGTACTGACCAAGGATTTGTTTACCAGTATGGTGAGGGCCACTGGGAGTTGGTGTGGCAAGGTTCTGCTGAGTTTCAGTCCTACTGTGTGATGGAAACTGTTGGTGTTAAAGTGAAAGACTCCGCAATTAGAGCAACTTTATGTGCTGTTGGGAGCCTCAGTGGAGTCTTAAATGTCTTTAACATCTCTCATCCCCAGAATGGGATTGTTCTCCAAGCTGGATCAGGAAAGATTCATAGTCTCATTTGGCAACACTGTGATAAATATGTTTATTTGCTTGCATCAGGTGCCGAAGGACGTGTCTATCGCTGGTGTATTGACATAAGAGTGAATAAAATGGGTACTGTGTCTCTCTGGGTAAAATGCTGCCCATCATTTGCCCTGCCTGCTTGTGCAAAACGTTGGCTGACGACTGCAGTGCGCCTCCCCTCCATATCTGAGGGGGCTCTGTGGGTGTGCGGGGACCGAAGAGGGTCCCTGCTTTTGTTTCAGGAAGACCTGGAGCAGGGTTATGAGGACGAGTTAACTGATTTTCTGCAAGCAAATAAAACAAGTCATGAGACTGATGGAACCATGAAGGAGAAAGTCAGACCAGAGGAACAAAAAGGCTTGCCGTTGTCTCCACTAAGCTGCTTGTTTGGAGTGCATGGAAAGCAGGGTGTTACATCAGTCTGTGAATATCAAGGACTTCTCTACAGCACTGGGAGGGATGGCTGTGTGCGTGTTTTCAGAGTGCAATACACACAGATTGAAAAACATGAGGCAAGTGCTAAGGGCCTCCTTCAGCTGGAGGTTCTGAGAGTCCAGCGGGCTTGCAAAGGTATGGAATGGCTGGAGAGGGCTTTGATCATCAAGCATAACAATTctggagtgaatggagttataAATGAATTTGAAAGTCAAAATACGATACGGGAGTCTTTGACAGAAAATCCCAAGGAGCAAAAAGAAGGGTTAACAATCGAGAACAAGGAAACAGAAGCTCGGTTTGTCATCTTTGGCTTTCATGCCACCCAGTTTGTGGTTTGGGACCCGGTAAGGCAGGAGAGGCTATTAGCGGTGCCTTGTGGCGGTGGCCATCGCTCTTGGTGCTTCTGGCCGAGCCACACTGGGGTGTGGCCCGGATACGGCGCTCTGGTTTTCATTAAGCAGGGATCCGTCCTGGCTTCGGAGCCCCCACTAAAGTCACCGAGCTGGTCCGGCAGGGCAGCATGGAATGAAGGATGGAGCCTAAGGGAGGGCATACATGGGAGGGGGATCGGGTGCGTTTGTCGGCTGGGGAGCATTTGTGTTCAGAAAGACACAACAGCAAACGTAGCAGGAATATTGGGGCCGGATCGGGTTCAAGTTGAGGGGCCATGGGAAGTAATCGTTACGGGTGGTGAAGACACAAGCTTAACTGTTTTGGCCATACATCCCAGTTCTGGTAGCATCGCAGTCCTCTCCGTTATTACCGACCACATCTCAAGTGTACGCACCATGGTGGCACTACCTCATCTGGACGGACAGGGATTTACTACCCAATCCCAGTCCCTCTCTGCCCTGCTGATATCAGCCAGCGGGCGAGCTCAATTACAGTGCTACAGGCTGTGGATCGGTTGGAACAAGCAGAGACTGGCCCCCTTCTGCCAGGTGGTGCAGGTGGCCAGTCACCGATTGGACGAACACTGGGAGAGGAGGCGGAACAGACACAAGATGGTGAAAATGGACCCGGAAACAAG GTACATGTCTATGGCAGTGGTCGACCACAATTCAGACGCTGTTCTTGTGGCTCTTGCCTGCAGTGATGGGGCTGTCAG ATTGTTCTCTGTCAGTGAAGTGAAACGCCATATAGATTTGTTGTGGGAGACATTTTACCACCAGCGCTGTGTGCTGAGTGTCGCCACCTGCAGCCTCCAGGATGGAAAAGGCAACAG GTATGTGCTGCTGTTCAGTGCTGCAACTGATGGCAATATTGCAGTGTGGGATCTGACCCAAGCAACCTCTGGCTCACCGAGTGGTCCTCCAACGCCACCAATGCCTTGCCTGACCATCGCCGCCCACCAGAGTGGTGTCAACTCATTGGCTGTTTGGACTCAAACACAAGGGCTCCAAGATGGAGGTTGCCTGGTAACCGTTCCGAGCGGCGGGGATGATGGACAGCTGATGGTGTCCACCATCAGGGTGGACTACTTGGCGTATCGTGGCAGGACTGTGGACTTTGCGCAGGGCCAGCCACAAAGCCATCTTGGTGTACATCTCCTTTCCCAGTTGGATATCCCTTTGGCACATGCAGCCCCTCTGACTGCCCTGAAGCTCCTCAGACCAG TGCCTATGTCACAACCTGTCATCACAGAGAGAAAAGAGGAGGAAGGAAAGTGA